One Vulpes lagopus strain Blue_001 chromosome 17, ASM1834538v1, whole genome shotgun sequence DNA segment encodes these proteins:
- the SLC6A19 gene encoding sodium-dependent neutral amino acid transporter B(0)AT1 yields MVRLVLPNPGLEDRIPSLDQLENIEKEEASSRPKWDNKAQYMLTCVGFCVGLGNVWRFPYLCQSHGGGAFMIPFLILLVVEGIPLLHLEFAIGQRLRKGSVGVWSSIHPALKGVGIASMFVSFMVGLYYNTIIAWVMWYFFNSFEDPLPWSECPLNANQTGYVDECARSSSVDYFWYRETLNISTSISDSGSIQWWILLCLTCAWSVLYVCTIRGIETTGKAVYITSTLPYIVLTIFLIRGLTLKGATNGIVFLFTPNVTELANPVTWLDAGAQVFYSFSLAFGGLISFSSYNSVHNNCEMDSLIVSIINGFTSVYAATVVYSIIGFRATERFDDCFSTNILTLINGFDLPEGNVTQENFAEVQRWYNNTYPEAFAKLSFQTCDINTFLSEGVEGTGLAFIVFTEAITRMPVSPLWSVLFFIMLFCLGLSSMFGNMEGVVVPLQDLKIIPKKWPKELLTGLICLGTYLIAFIFTLNSGQYWLSLLDSYAGSIPLLIIAFCEMFAVVYVYGIDRFNRDIEFMIGHKPNIFWQVMWRVVSPLLMLVIFLFFFVVKVKEELIYSIWDPSYEEFPKSQKVPYPGWVYAVVVIVAGVPCLVIPGFAIYKLIRNRCQGSGDHQGLVSGPSTASINGDLKY; encoded by the exons ATGGTGAGGCTCGTGCTCCCCAATCCCGGCCTGGAGGACCGGATCCCATCCCTGGACCAGCTAGAAAACATTGAGAAGGAAGAGGCCAGCTCCCGGCCCAAGTGGGACAACAAGGCTCAGTACATGCTCACCTGCGTGGGCTTCTGCGTGGGCCTGGGCAACGTGTGGCGCTTCCCCTACCTGTGCCAGAGCCATGGTGGAG GGGCCTTTATGATTCCGTTCCTCATCCTGCTGGTCGTGGAGGGCATCCCCCTGCTGCACCTGGAGTTCGCCATCGGGCAGAGGCTGCGGAAGGGGAGCGTGGGTGTCTGGAGCTCCATCCACCCGGCCCTGAAGGGTGTAG GCATCGCCTCCATGTTTGTGTCCTTCATGGTGGGCCTCTACTACAACACCATCATCGCCTGGGTCATGTGGTATTTCTTCAACTCCTTTGAGGACCCTCTGCCCTGGAGTGAGTGCCCGCTCAATGCCAACCAGACAG GCTATGTGGACGAGTGTGCCCGCAGCTCCTCCGTGGACTACTTCTGGTACCGGGAGACCCTCAACATCTCCACCTCCATCAGCGACTCCGGCTCTATACAGTGGTGGATCCTGCTCTGTCTCACCTGTGCCTGGAGCGTCCTCTACGTGTGCACCATTCGCGGCATTGAGACCACTGGGAAG GCCGTGTACATCACCTCAACGCTGCCCTACATCGTCCTAACCATCTTCCTCATCCGGGGCCTGACACTGAAGGGAGCCACCAATGGCATCGTGTTCCTCTTCACACCCAAC GTCACAGAGCTGGCCAACCCGGTCACCTGGCTGGACGCAGGGGCCCAGGTCTTCTACTCCTTCTCACTGGCCTTCGGGGGCCTCATCTCCTTCTCCAGCTACAACTCCGTGCA CAATAACTGTGAGATGGACTCGTTGATCGTGTCCATCATCAACGGCTTCACATCAGTGTACGCGGCCACCGTGGTCTACTCCATCATCGGCTTCCGTGCCACCGAGCGCTTCGACGACTGTTTCAGCAC GAACATCCTGACGCTCATCAATGGGTTTGACCTGCCTGAGGGCAATGTGACACAGGAGAACTTCGCAGAGGTGCAGCGTTGGTACAACAACACCTACCCCGAGGCCTTTGCAAAGCTGAGCTTCCAGACCTGCGACATTAACACGTTCCTCTCAGAG GGTGTGGAGGGCACGGGGCTGGCCTTCATCGTCTTCACAGAGGCCATCACCAGGATGCCCGTGTCCCCGCTGTGGTCCGTTCTCTTCTTCATCATGCTCTTCTGCCTCGGCCTGTCATCCATGTTTGGGAACATGGAGGGTGTGGTCGTGCCCCtgcaggacctcaagatcatccCTAAAAAGTGGCCCAAAGAGCTGCTCACAG GCCTCATCTGCCTGGGGACCTACCTAATCGCCTTCATCTTCACGCTGAACTCTGGCCAGTACTGGCTGTCCCTGCTGGACAGCTACGCCGGCTCCATCCCCCTGCTCATCATCGCCTTCTGCGAGATGTTTGCAGTCGTCTACGTGTACGGCATTGACAG GTTCAACAGAGACATCGAGTTTATGATTGGCCACAAGCCCAACATCTTCTGGCAAGTCATGTGGAGAGTGGTCAGCCCGCTGCTCATGCTGGTCATCTTCCTGTTCTTCTTCGTGGTAAAGGTCAAAGAGGAGCTGATATACAGCATCTGGGACCCCTCCTAT GAGGAATTTCCCAAATCCCAGAAGGTCCCGTACCCGGGCTGGGTATACGCCGTGGTGGTCATCGTGGCTGGGGTGCCCTGCCTGGTCATCCCCGGCTTTGCCATCTACAAGCTCATCAGGAACCGCTGCCAGGGGTCAGGGGACCACCAGGGGCTGGTCAGCGGGCCGTCCACGGCCTCCATCAACGGGGACCTGAAGTACTGA